A genomic region of Halopelagius longus contains the following coding sequences:
- a CDS encoding HalOD1 output domain-containing protein, with translation MHEELLPQSAGGSLATTLVSLVADVSGTDAVDLPPLAAVVDPDALSSLVDGPSAVEGLTVSFDYAGFHVVVHGNGRIHLTEADAIPQRN, from the coding sequence ATGCACGAAGAGCTACTACCGCAATCCGCTGGGGGTTCTCTTGCGACTACGCTCGTCTCTCTCGTCGCCGACGTCTCCGGCACCGACGCCGTCGACCTGCCGCCGTTGGCGGCCGTCGTGGACCCCGACGCGCTGAGTTCGCTAGTGGACGGCCCCTCGGCCGTCGAGGGTCTCACCGTCTCGTTCGACTACGCCGGATTCCACGTCGTCGTCCACGGAAACGGCCGCATCCACCTCACCGAGGCGGACGCGATTCCCCAGCGAAACTGA
- the sucD gene encoding succinate--CoA ligase subunit alpha — protein sequence MSILVDDDTRVVVQGITGGEGKFHTQQMMEYGTNVVAGAVPGKGGQEVEGVPVYDTVDEAVREENADASVVFVPPAFAGDAVFEALDTDLEFVVAITEGIPTQDMAKVNKRLSEVDTRLLGPNCPGIITPGESKLGILPGNIFESGNVGLVSRSGTLTYQVVSNLTDRGIGQTTAVGIGGDPIIGTSFIDALELFEEDEETEAVVMCGEIGGEDEEQAAKYIAENMDTPVAGFIAGRTAPPGKRMGHAGAIVSGSGTGTAESKISALNDAGVPVGDTPEEVAEHVEDFL from the coding sequence ATGAGCATCTTAGTCGACGACGACACTCGCGTGGTTGTACAGGGCATCACCGGCGGGGAAGGAAAGTTCCACACCCAGCAGATGATGGAGTACGGAACGAACGTGGTCGCCGGCGCCGTCCCCGGCAAGGGCGGCCAAGAGGTCGAAGGCGTCCCCGTCTACGACACCGTAGACGAGGCCGTCCGCGAGGAAAACGCCGACGCCTCCGTCGTGTTCGTCCCGCCGGCGTTCGCCGGCGACGCCGTCTTCGAGGCCCTCGATACGGACCTCGAGTTCGTCGTGGCCATCACCGAGGGCATCCCGACGCAGGACATGGCCAAGGTGAACAAGCGACTCTCCGAGGTGGACACGCGCTTGCTGGGTCCGAACTGTCCCGGCATCATCACGCCCGGCGAGTCGAAACTCGGCATCCTCCCCGGCAACATCTTCGAGTCCGGTAACGTCGGTCTGGTCTCCCGGTCGGGCACCCTGACGTACCAGGTCGTCTCGAACCTCACCGACCGCGGCATCGGCCAGACCACCGCCGTCGGCATCGGGGGCGACCCCATCATCGGCACGTCGTTCATCGACGCCCTCGAACTGTTCGAGGAGGACGAGGAGACGGAGGCCGTCGTCATGTGCGGCGAAATCGGCGGCGAGGACGAAGAGCAGGCCGCGAAGTACATCGCCGAGAACATGGACACGCCCGTCGCGGGCTTCATCGCGGGCCGCACCGCGCCGCCGGGCAAGCGCATGGGCCACGCGGGCGCCATCGTCTCGGGGTCCGGCACGGGCACCGCCGAGTCGAAGATTTCGGCGCTGAACGACGCCGGCGTCCCCGTCGGCGACACGCCGGAGGAAGTCGCAGAACACGTCGAAGACTTCCTGTAA
- a CDS encoding DNA-methyltransferase — protein MESRHRVVVGDAREMDVEDDAVELVVTSPPYPMIEMWDDQFAELSADAADALAAGDGAAAFDAMHEVLTEVWREVKRVLVPGGIACVNVGDATRKVDDSFRVYQNHARIVEAFAELGFEPLPDILWRKPTNSAAKFMGSGMIPPNAYVTLEHEYVLVFRNGSESRGFDPGDTARYESAYFWEERNRWFSDVWTDVTGTSQRMEGAGGASSEGGDSLGELRERSAAYPFAVPYRLINMYSVYGDTVLDPFWGTGTTSLAAMVAGRNSVGVELEAGFADAFGRRAADAPALSRKVATRRLDDHREFVARRREEGEELGYESETYDFPVTTKQEQSLTLYVVDEVTETDEGYRARHEPLER, from the coding sequence ATGGAGTCGCGCCACCGCGTCGTCGTCGGCGACGCCCGCGAGATGGACGTCGAAGACGACGCCGTCGAACTCGTCGTCACGTCGCCGCCGTACCCGATGATCGAGATGTGGGACGACCAGTTCGCCGAACTCTCCGCGGACGCCGCCGACGCCCTCGCGGCCGGCGACGGGGCCGCCGCCTTCGACGCGATGCACGAGGTTCTGACCGAGGTGTGGCGCGAGGTAAAGCGCGTCCTCGTCCCCGGCGGCATCGCCTGCGTCAACGTCGGCGACGCGACGCGGAAGGTGGACGACAGTTTCCGCGTCTACCAGAACCACGCGCGCATCGTCGAGGCGTTCGCGGAACTCGGATTCGAGCCGCTTCCGGACATCCTGTGGCGGAAACCGACGAACAGCGCGGCGAAGTTCATGGGGAGCGGGATGATTCCGCCGAACGCCTACGTCACCCTCGAACACGAGTACGTCCTCGTGTTCCGCAACGGGTCCGAGTCCCGCGGGTTCGACCCCGGCGACACCGCGCGGTACGAGTCGGCGTACTTCTGGGAGGAGCGGAACCGCTGGTTCTCGGACGTGTGGACGGACGTGACCGGCACCTCCCAGCGCATGGAGGGGGCGGGCGGTGCATCCTCGGAGGGGGGCGACTCGCTCGGGGAGTTGCGAGAGCGAAGCGCCGCCTACCCCTTCGCGGTGCCGTACCGCCTGATAAACATGTACTCCGTCTACGGCGACACCGTCCTCGACCCCTTCTGGGGGACGGGAACCACGTCGCTGGCGGCGATGGTCGCCGGTCGGAACTCCGTCGGCGTCGAACTGGAAGCGGGCTTCGCGGACGCCTTCGGCCGGCGGGCGGCGGACGCGCCCGCCCTCTCCCGGAAGGTTGCGACGCGGCGACTCGACGACCACCGCGAGTTCGTCGCCCGACGCCGCGAGGAGGGCGAGGAACTCGGGTACGAGTCGGAGACGTACGACTTCCCCGTGACGACGAAACAGGAGCAGTCGCTGACGCTCTACGTCGTCGACGAGGTGACTGAGACGGACGAGGGGTACCGCGCGCGGCACGAACCGCTGGAGCGGTAG
- a CDS encoding HFX_2341 family transcriptional regulator domain-containing protein — MNATLPSGRRVHIAPLGYERDRVVEPARREAADVVYLLVNDPGRGPDESGDLSVDTAWTPEAEAVDWDAATPYQLAVREELDEFCDARGVPVRIRDVYDVMGVATTIAARHDDDQVFVNISSGPNVAAVGAAIACMTTDALPYSVTPESYGHDVAETPLTRGVAEVTTVPDYPIESPTREQVHIMGYLYEMTVEKPYSVNKRNLIDRAEDYDLPFLDNYSTESRQSEYRRLDAAIIDPLREKEYIRLEPAGKQKNVVLTETGISVYRAFQHKILDE; from the coding sequence ATGAACGCGACACTTCCGTCGGGGCGACGCGTTCACATCGCCCCGTTGGGCTACGAACGGGACCGGGTGGTCGAACCCGCCCGCCGGGAGGCCGCGGACGTGGTGTACCTCCTCGTGAACGACCCGGGACGCGGGCCCGACGAGTCGGGCGACCTATCCGTCGATACGGCGTGGACGCCGGAGGCGGAGGCGGTGGACTGGGACGCCGCGACGCCGTACCAACTCGCCGTCCGCGAGGAACTCGACGAGTTCTGCGACGCGCGCGGAGTTCCCGTACGCATCCGCGACGTGTACGACGTGATGGGCGTCGCGACGACGATCGCCGCCAGACACGACGACGACCAGGTGTTCGTCAACATCTCCTCCGGACCGAACGTCGCCGCCGTCGGCGCGGCCATCGCCTGCATGACGACGGACGCCCTCCCCTACAGCGTCACGCCGGAGTCCTACGGCCACGACGTGGCCGAGACGCCGCTTACCCGCGGCGTCGCGGAGGTGACCACCGTGCCCGACTACCCCATCGAGTCGCCGACGCGCGAACAGGTCCACATCATGGGGTACCTCTACGAGATGACCGTCGAGAAGCCCTACTCCGTCAACAAGCGCAACCTCATTGACAGGGCCGAGGACTACGACCTACCGTTTCTCGACAACTACTCGACGGAGAGTCGCCAGTCGGAGTACCGCCGCCTCGACGCCGCCATCATCGACCCCCTGCGCGAGAAGGAGTACATCCGCCTCGAACCCGCTGGCAAACAGAAGAACGTCGTCCTCACGGAGACGGGCATCAGCGTCTACCGCGCCTTCCAGCACAAGATTCTCGACGAGTAG
- a CDS encoding NADPH:quinone reductase, with amino-acid sequence MRAVRIHEHGDADVLRVDDTESPDPEPGQVLVDVEAVGVNPVDTYFREGEYPVPHLPFVPGSDLAGTVVGDGVERFEAGDRVFGTGLGNGMSGTYAEEVAAPADFLAHVPDGVSFEDAAALALVGTTAWQAFVHHAKVEPAETVLVHGGNGGVGHVAVQLAETMGARVLATASEEFHDDVRALGADEVFDYRRNDLADAVLAAGAPDVILDTHMDRYLQFNANVAATDGRIIGIGNDTAEGGFTDIGVTKGKELRYQFMTMYNTAEKDAVLTRLGSLLERGEVEPVVHETYALEDAVEAQRTVLEESFLGKVVLVP; translated from the coding sequence ATGCGCGCAGTCAGAATTCACGAACACGGCGACGCGGACGTACTGCGAGTGGACGACACTGAGTCGCCCGACCCCGAACCCGGACAGGTTCTCGTTGACGTCGAAGCGGTCGGGGTGAACCCGGTGGACACGTACTTCCGGGAGGGGGAGTACCCGGTGCCGCACCTCCCCTTCGTTCCGGGGTCCGACCTCGCGGGAACCGTCGTCGGCGACGGCGTCGAACGCTTCGAGGCCGGAGACAGGGTGTTCGGCACCGGCCTCGGCAACGGGATGTCCGGCACCTACGCCGAGGAAGTCGCCGCGCCCGCGGACTTCCTCGCGCACGTCCCCGATGGCGTCTCCTTCGAGGACGCCGCGGCCCTCGCGTTGGTCGGGACGACGGCGTGGCAGGCGTTCGTCCACCACGCGAAGGTCGAACCCGCTGAGACGGTCCTCGTCCACGGCGGGAACGGCGGCGTCGGCCACGTCGCCGTCCAACTCGCCGAGACGATGGGCGCGCGAGTGCTCGCCACCGCCTCCGAGGAGTTCCACGACGACGTGCGCGCACTCGGGGCCGACGAGGTGTTCGACTACCGCCGCAACGACTTGGCGGACGCCGTCCTCGCCGCGGGGGCGCCGGACGTGATTCTCGACACCCACATGGACCGGTACCTCCAGTTCAACGCGAACGTCGCGGCCACTGACGGCCGGATAATCGGCATCGGCAACGACACCGCCGAAGGGGGCTTCACCGACATCGGCGTCACGAAGGGGAAGGAACTGCGCTACCAGTTCATGACCATGTACAACACCGCCGAGAAGGACGCCGTCCTGACCCGACTCGGGTCGCTTCTGGAACGCGGCGAAGTCGAACCCGTCGTCCACGAGACGTACGCCCTCGAAGACGCCGTCGAGGCCCAACGAACCGTCCTCGAAGAGAGTTTCCTCGGCAAAGTCGTCCTCGTTCCCTGA
- a CDS encoding C2HC-type zinc finger protein gives MTETTNATTDAPDETTGTDGVACRTCGRTFPTDRLRVLHRGVRHPAEMTEAERESYREAYLEEEAEIRSFRIRALGVLVLLYFGFLIAYALIA, from the coding sequence ATGACGGAGACGACGAACGCCACGACGGACGCGCCCGACGAGACGACCGGAACGGACGGGGTCGCCTGCCGAACCTGCGGGCGGACGTTCCCGACGGACCGACTCCGCGTCCTCCACCGCGGGGTGCGCCACCCCGCGGAGATGACGGAGGCGGAGCGAGAATCGTACCGCGAGGCGTACCTCGAAGAGGAGGCGGAGATTCGCTCGTTCCGCATCCGCGCGCTGGGCGTCCTCGTTCTCCTCTACTTCGGATTCCTCATCGCCTATGCCCTCATCGCGTGA
- a CDS encoding 5'-deoxyadenosine deaminase, translating into MLLAGTVIADSATVHDDGAVVVEDDRIVAVGDRAAVEDAHPDHEVREFDLLVPGLVGGHIHSVQSLGRGIADDTALLDWLFEHVLPMEASLDAEGMRAAAELGYLELLESGTTTVVDHLSVAHADEAFEAAAEMGIRGRLGKVLMDKRAPDGLAEDTDAALRETERLVEKYHGACDGRIRYAVTPRFAVSCTEECLRGARDIADRYDGVTIHTHASENRDEVETVAEDTGMRNIEWLHEVGLTGEDVVLAHCVWTDERERELLAETGTNVTYCPSSNMKLASGVAPVVDYLDRGINVALGNDGPPCNNTLDPFTEMRQASLLQKVEHLDPEATPAQVIFEMATVNGAKAAGFERVGELREGWKADVVALDTDVTRATPLHDVLSHLVFGAHGDDVEFTMVDGRVVYDEAAGGLQTGDADEIRRRARSVDFEGASQP; encoded by the coding sequence ATGCTACTCGCCGGAACCGTCATCGCCGACTCGGCAACCGTACACGACGACGGCGCGGTCGTCGTCGAGGACGACCGCATCGTCGCCGTCGGCGACAGAGCGGCGGTCGAAGACGCCCACCCCGACCACGAGGTTCGGGAGTTCGACCTGCTCGTCCCGGGCCTCGTCGGGGGCCACATCCACTCCGTCCAGAGTCTCGGGCGGGGCATCGCCGACGACACCGCCCTCCTCGATTGGTTGTTCGAGCACGTCCTCCCGATGGAGGCGTCGCTGGACGCCGAGGGGATGCGGGCGGCCGCGGAACTGGGTTATCTCGAACTGTTAGAGAGCGGAACGACGACGGTCGTAGACCATCTCTCGGTGGCCCACGCCGACGAGGCGTTCGAGGCGGCGGCCGAGATGGGCATCCGCGGGCGTCTCGGCAAGGTGCTGATGGACAAGCGCGCGCCCGACGGACTCGCCGAGGACACCGACGCCGCGCTGAGAGAGACGGAGCGACTCGTCGAGAAGTACCACGGCGCGTGCGACGGCCGGATTCGCTACGCCGTCACGCCGCGGTTCGCGGTCAGTTGCACCGAGGAGTGCCTCCGCGGGGCGCGCGACATCGCAGACCGGTACGACGGCGTGACCATCCACACCCACGCAAGCGAGAACCGCGACGAGGTCGAAACCGTCGCCGAGGACACCGGGATGCGCAACATCGAGTGGCTCCACGAAGTCGGCCTCACCGGCGAGGACGTCGTCTTGGCCCACTGCGTCTGGACCGACGAGAGAGAGCGCGAACTGCTGGCGGAGACGGGGACGAACGTCACCTACTGCCCCTCCTCGAACATGAAACTCGCCTCCGGCGTCGCGCCCGTCGTGGACTACCTCGACCGGGGCATCAACGTCGCTCTCGGCAACGACGGCCCGCCGTGCAACAACACGCTCGACCCCTTCACCGAGATGCGACAGGCGAGCCTGCTTCAGAAGGTCGAACACCTCGACCCGGAGGCCACGCCCGCGCAGGTCATCTTCGAGATGGCGACGGTCAACGGCGCGAAGGCCGCCGGGTTCGAACGCGTCGGCGAACTCCGCGAGGGGTGGAAGGCCGACGTGGTCGCCCTCGATACGGACGTGACGCGCGCGACGCCGCTTCACGACGTGCTCTCGCACCTCGTCTTCGGCGCGCACGGCGACGACGTGGAGTTCACCATGGTCGACGGACGGGTGGTGTACGACGAGGCGGCGGGCGGCCTGCAGACGGGCGACGCCGACGAGATACGGCGGCGCGCCCGCAGCGTCGACTTCGAGGGCGCGTCCCAGCCTTGA
- the sucC gene encoding ADP-forming succinate--CoA ligase subunit beta — protein sequence MKLHEYQAKDIFAEAGIPVPESRLASSVDEVMEAVEDIGYPAAIKAQVHVGGRGKAGGIKIATDEEEAREAAEDILGMDLKGYTVEEVLVEAGVDFENELYVGITMDRGEGKPVAMVSTEGGVNIEEVAEETPEAIAREHIDPAFGLHPYQARKVVFEAGIPDDVAMDVASFLSTLYDLYESNDASDIEINPVMITSDREVVAADAVMNIDDDALFRHPDLAEMEEDAYQNDLERKAGEYGFDYVRLSGNVGIIGNGAGLVMTTLDIVDHYGGEPANFLDIGGGAKAERVANALDMVFSDDNVDAVVFNIFGGITRGDEVAKGINEALEQFDEIPKKVVVRLAGTNAEEGMEILNTDLVEVEKTLEDAVQRAVQNAEEASQ from the coding sequence ATGAAGCTTCACGAATATCAGGCGAAGGATATCTTCGCCGAGGCCGGGATTCCGGTGCCCGAGTCCCGCCTCGCGTCGTCCGTAGACGAGGTCATGGAGGCCGTCGAGGATATCGGATACCCCGCGGCCATCAAGGCGCAGGTTCACGTCGGCGGACGCGGCAAAGCCGGCGGTATCAAGATAGCGACAGACGAAGAGGAGGCCCGAGAGGCCGCCGAGGACATCCTCGGCATGGACCTGAAGGGCTACACCGTCGAGGAAGTCCTCGTCGAGGCCGGCGTCGACTTCGAGAACGAACTGTACGTCGGTATCACGATGGACCGCGGCGAGGGCAAGCCCGTCGCGATGGTCTCCACCGAAGGCGGCGTCAACATCGAGGAAGTCGCCGAGGAGACGCCCGAGGCCATCGCCCGCGAGCACATCGACCCCGCGTTCGGCCTGCACCCCTATCAGGCCCGCAAGGTCGTCTTCGAGGCCGGCATCCCCGACGACGTGGCGATGGACGTGGCGTCGTTCCTCTCGACGCTGTACGACCTCTACGAGTCTAACGACGCCTCCGACATCGAAATCAACCCCGTGATGATAACCTCCGACCGGGAAGTCGTCGCCGCCGACGCGGTCATGAACATCGACGACGACGCCCTGTTCCGGCACCCGGACCTCGCGGAGATGGAAGAGGACGCCTACCAGAACGACTTAGAGCGAAAGGCCGGCGAGTACGGCTTCGACTACGTCCGCCTGTCGGGTAACGTCGGCATCATCGGCAACGGTGCGGGTCTCGTGATGACGACGCTCGACATCGTCGACCACTACGGCGGCGAACCCGCCAACTTCCTCGACATCGGCGGCGGCGCGAAGGCCGAACGCGTCGCGAACGCCCTCGACATGGTGTTCTCCGACGACAACGTCGACGCGGTCGTGTTCAACATCTTCGGCGGCATCACCCGCGGCGACGAGGTGGCCAAGGGTATCAACGAGGCCTTAGAGCAGTTCGACGAGATTCCGAAGAAGGTCGTCGTGCGCCTCGCCGGCACGAACGCCGAGGAGGGCATGGAGATACTCAACACGGACCTCGTCGAAGTGGAGAAGACGCTCGAAGACGCGGTCCAACGGGCCGTCCAGAACGCGGAGGAGGCAAGCCAATGA
- a CDS encoding SDR family oxidoreductase, with protein MSVEFDFDGTVALVTGASGALGSAVARTFRDAGATVAAADVVEPDDEDALLEPEGDIEFYQADFTDEEEVSRVVEEVVEDHGRLDHLANIAGTWRGGTPIEETDVDTFDFLFDVNLKTMFLASKHALPHLRETEGAIVSVSARSSLEGGEGDGPYRASKAGVRLLTETVAEENLGTVRANAVMPSVIDTPANREMMPDADHDSWVAPEQIARVVAVLCSDAAEVTSGAAVPVYGEA; from the coding sequence ATGTCAGTCGAGTTCGACTTCGACGGAACGGTGGCGTTGGTGACCGGCGCGAGCGGCGCTCTCGGGAGCGCAGTCGCTCGAACCTTCCGCGACGCGGGCGCGACGGTGGCCGCCGCGGACGTGGTCGAACCGGACGACGAGGACGCCCTCTTAGAGCCCGAGGGCGACATCGAGTTCTATCAGGCCGACTTCACCGACGAGGAGGAGGTGTCCCGGGTCGTCGAGGAGGTGGTCGAGGACCACGGGCGACTCGACCACCTCGCCAACATCGCGGGGACGTGGCGCGGCGGGACGCCGATAGAGGAGACGGACGTCGATACGTTCGACTTCCTGTTCGACGTGAACCTCAAGACGATGTTCCTCGCCTCGAAGCACGCGCTCCCGCACCTCCGGGAGACGGAGGGAGCCATCGTCTCCGTCTCGGCGCGTTCGTCGCTGGAGGGCGGCGAGGGCGACGGCCCGTACCGCGCCTCGAAGGCGGGGGTGCGACTTCTCACGGAGACCGTCGCCGAGGAGAACCTCGGGACGGTGCGCGCGAACGCGGTGATGCCGAGCGTCATCGACACGCCCGCGAACCGCGAGATGATGCCCGACGCCGACCACGACTCGTGGGTCGCCCCCGAACAGATAGCGCGCGTCGTCGCCGTTCTCTGCTCCGACGC
- a CDS encoding DUF7350 domain-containing protein — protein MSPNLSRRDALKALGAGSLVGTAGCLGTLGFETQSAWRDPPLVEDRPNAVYRPALTEGMKTYGTTTTGPYGVALTYSYPHRFWTLTGTELTKTVVESDDSLHLMVSLWDRETRTVLPLDSGVTIEITRDGSLVTEELAYPMLSQQMGLHYGSNYVLEGEGEYEATVSVGGVSLDRTGAFAGRFESAQTASFAFTFDTDDLHDVPLNRLEDAGERGAVEPMDMGFPVGVVPKKDALPGRHLGRATSGDAVFHAFAAKNRDSRFGDFDGTYLYLSARTPHNRIALPMMGLTATLTRDGETAFEGSLARTLDPELGYHYGAGVGEVRGGDTLEVTVDVPPQIARHDGYETAFLDMPPVTFEVSE, from the coding sequence ATGTCACCTAACCTCTCCCGCCGCGACGCTCTCAAGGCACTCGGGGCGGGTTCGCTCGTCGGCACCGCGGGGTGTCTCGGAACGCTCGGGTTCGAGACGCAGTCGGCGTGGCGCGACCCGCCGTTGGTCGAGGACCGCCCGAACGCCGTCTACCGGCCCGCCCTCACCGAAGGGATGAAGACGTACGGAACGACGACGACGGGACCCTACGGCGTCGCGTTGACGTACTCGTACCCGCACCGCTTCTGGACGCTCACCGGCACCGAACTGACGAAGACGGTCGTCGAGTCGGATGATTCGCTGCACCTCATGGTCTCGCTTTGGGACCGCGAGACGCGGACGGTCCTCCCCCTCGACTCGGGGGTGACCATCGAGATAACTCGCGACGGGAGTCTCGTCACCGAGGAACTCGCCTACCCGATGCTCTCCCAGCAGATGGGTCTCCACTACGGGTCGAACTACGTCTTAGAGGGCGAGGGCGAGTACGAGGCGACGGTGAGCGTCGGCGGCGTCTCCCTCGACCGAACCGGGGCGTTCGCCGGACGCTTCGAGTCGGCGCAGACGGCCTCGTTCGCGTTCACCTTCGACACGGACGACCTGCACGACGTTCCGCTGAACCGCCTCGAGGACGCGGGCGAACGCGGCGCGGTCGAACCCATGGACATGGGGTTCCCCGTCGGCGTCGTACCGAAGAAAGACGCCCTTCCGGGCCGACATCTCGGCCGGGCGACCAGCGGAGACGCCGTCTTCCACGCCTTCGCCGCGAAGAATCGGGATAGCCGGTTCGGCGACTTCGACGGTACCTACCTCTACCTCTCGGCTCGCACGCCGCACAACCGAATCGCCCTGCCGATGATGGGACTGACCGCGACGCTGACCCGCGACGGCGAGACGGCGTTCGAGGGCTCTCTCGCGCGGACGCTGGACCCGGAACTCGGCTACCACTACGGCGCGGGCGTCGGCGAGGTGCGCGGCGGCGATACGCTCGAAGTGACCGTGGACGTGCCGCCGCAGATAGCCCGCCACGACGGCTACGAGACGGCGTTCCTCGACATGCCGCCGGTGACGTTCGAGGTGAGCGAGTGA